In a single window of the Micrococcaceae bacterium Sec5.7 genome:
- the hrcA gene encoding heat-inducible transcriptional repressor HrcA, whose protein sequence is MSEPRKLEVLRAIVEDYVHSREPVGSKALVERHHLGVSSATIRNDMAALEDEGLITAPHTSSGRIPTDKGYRLFVDQISAVKPLSQAERRAIQSLLEGSDDLDDVLDRTVRLLSQLTNQVAVVQYPHLSRALVRHIEFVLLAPRQVLVVLIANTGKVEQRVIDVGQELGDDALASLRARFLGSLSGTPLTLLPQTLQAVVAACSPGQRHAAQALCRGLEALAHSSREERMVMAGTANLARSNVDFPLSIGPVLEALEEQVVMLRLLGDMAQDPRGVTVSIGRENPYDGLAEASVVATGYGPDSTAKIGVLGPTRMDYPTTMAAVRAVARYLSRILGP, encoded by the coding sequence ATGAGCGAGCCACGCAAGCTGGAAGTATTGCGCGCCATAGTTGAGGACTACGTACATTCGCGCGAGCCCGTCGGTTCAAAGGCCCTCGTGGAACGCCACCACCTGGGTGTCTCGAGTGCCACCATACGCAACGACATGGCAGCGCTTGAGGACGAAGGACTCATCACCGCGCCGCACACCAGCTCCGGCCGGATCCCCACAGACAAGGGCTACCGCCTCTTTGTGGATCAGATCTCCGCGGTTAAGCCGCTTTCGCAGGCGGAACGCCGCGCCATCCAGTCGCTGCTCGAGGGCTCCGACGACCTCGACGACGTCCTGGACCGTACCGTGAGACTCCTTTCGCAGCTGACCAACCAGGTCGCCGTCGTGCAGTATCCCCACCTGAGCCGCGCCCTGGTGCGGCACATCGAATTTGTCCTGCTGGCGCCGCGCCAGGTCCTTGTGGTGCTCATCGCGAATACCGGGAAAGTGGAACAGCGGGTCATCGACGTAGGGCAGGAGCTGGGCGACGATGCCTTGGCGTCACTGCGTGCACGCTTCCTCGGCAGCCTCTCCGGGACACCGCTGACCCTGCTCCCTCAGACCCTGCAGGCGGTGGTGGCTGCGTGCAGTCCCGGGCAACGCCATGCGGCCCAGGCCCTGTGCCGTGGCCTGGAAGCCCTGGCCCACAGCAGCAGGGAAGAACGTATGGTTATGGCCGGCACAGCCAATCTGGCCAGGTCCAACGTCGACTTCCCGTTGAGCATAGGGCCGGTCCTGGAAGCCCTCGAGGAGCAGGTGGTGATGCTGCGGCTGCTCGGTGACATGGCGCAGGATCCCCGCGGTGTCACAGTGAGCATCGGCCGCGAGAACCCCTACGACGGGCTGGCAGAAGCCTCGGTCGTGGCAACAGGCTATGGCCCGGACAGCACTGCCAAAATCGGTGTACTCGGCCCCACCAGGATGGATTACCCCACAACCATGGCCGCCGTTCGCGCGGTGGCCCGCTATCTTTCGAGGATTCTGGGGCCGTGA
- a CDS encoding PhoH family protein produces the protein MTESANGKRRLNTGERTSGEFPHTLSGVRTEVVIFDNSDQMVQSLGSHDEALRFIEEQFPAVSFHVRGNELTISGPAADVPRIMRLLQEVRGLVARGTVINPAVLQQLAALLRSQSLQNPVDVLTHDILSSRGKTIRPKTLNQKNYVDAIDSNTVIFGIGPAGTGKTYLAMAKAVQALQQKEVSRIILTRPAVEAGERLGFLPGTLSDKIDPYLRPLYDALHDMMDPESIPRLMAAGTIEVAPLAYMRGRTLNDAFIILDEAQNTTPAQMKMFLTRLGFGSKMVVTGDVTQVDLPFGTRSGLRIVEEILQGIDDVNFSVLDAADVVRHKLVGDIVRAYSVWDDAQRNRMQHSVAREKRGERA, from the coding sequence ATGACTGAATCAGCAAACGGGAAGCGCCGGTTGAACACCGGAGAACGCACCTCCGGCGAATTTCCACATACTCTCTCGGGCGTCCGGACGGAGGTGGTTATATTCGACAACTCTGATCAGATGGTCCAGTCCCTCGGCAGTCATGACGAAGCGCTGCGCTTTATTGAAGAGCAGTTCCCCGCTGTGAGTTTCCATGTCCGAGGCAATGAGCTCACCATCAGCGGCCCGGCCGCTGACGTCCCGCGCATCATGCGCCTGCTCCAGGAGGTGCGCGGCCTGGTTGCACGCGGCACTGTCATCAATCCGGCAGTATTGCAGCAGCTGGCTGCCCTTCTTCGGAGCCAGTCCCTTCAGAATCCGGTGGACGTGCTGACGCACGATATTCTGTCCAGCCGTGGAAAGACCATCCGTCCCAAAACGCTGAACCAAAAGAACTATGTTGACGCCATTGACTCCAACACGGTGATCTTCGGGATCGGCCCGGCGGGTACCGGGAAGACATATCTGGCAATGGCCAAGGCAGTCCAGGCCCTGCAGCAGAAGGAAGTCAGCCGTATCATCCTGACCCGTCCTGCCGTTGAAGCGGGGGAGCGGCTGGGGTTTCTGCCAGGCACCCTGAGCGACAAGATCGACCCCTACCTTCGCCCACTTTACGATGCCCTGCACGACATGATGGATCCCGAATCCATCCCGAGGCTTATGGCGGCGGGGACCATCGAGGTGGCACCTCTGGCCTACATGAGGGGCCGGACCCTCAACGACGCCTTCATCATCCTTGACGAAGCGCAGAACACCACGCCCGCACAGATGAAGATGTTCCTGACCCGGCTTGGCTTCGGATCAAAGATGGTGGTCACCGGAGACGTCACGCAGGTGGATCTGCCCTTTGGCACCAGGTCCGGGCTGCGCATTGTGGAGGAAATCCTGCAAGGAATCGACGACGTCAATTTTTCCGTGCTGGACGCGGCCGACGTGGTCCGCCACAAGCTCGTCGGCGATATCGTCAGGGCCTACAGCGTCTGGGATGACGCGCAGAGAAACCGGATGCAGCATTCCGTCGCCCGGGAGAAGCGGGGGGAGCGCGCATGA
- a CDS encoding DUF3097 family protein yields the protein MQYQNWGPQEISAPVRNELPDVPVERGMVLEDVQSGWVGAVTRVEKSGGMYVVALEDRRGKSRSFRLGFGFLMEGRPIRLMPPAPRAKAGAAAGGTRRTASGSVRVEGQRAQVAKASRIWVEGKHDAELVEKVWGDDLRVEGIVVEPLHGIDDLTAAVASFGPGPGRRLGVLVDHLVPDSKESRIADAVMSSPGSAGNVLIVGHPYVDVWQAIRPGVLGIEQWPVIPRGVDWKTGILTAFGWPHSTKEDIGLGWQKLLGAVRSYADLEPSLLGRVEEVIDFLTVP from the coding sequence ATGCAGTACCAAAATTGGGGTCCGCAGGAAATCTCCGCCCCCGTCAGGAACGAATTGCCCGACGTGCCTGTTGAGCGCGGCATGGTGCTCGAGGATGTCCAGTCAGGCTGGGTAGGTGCTGTGACACGGGTCGAGAAATCCGGCGGAATGTACGTCGTGGCACTGGAGGACCGACGCGGCAAGTCACGGTCGTTCCGTCTCGGCTTCGGTTTTCTCATGGAAGGCCGGCCGATCCGGCTGATGCCACCGGCTCCGCGTGCAAAAGCCGGCGCTGCTGCCGGCGGAACCCGGCGGACTGCCTCCGGCTCGGTCCGGGTGGAAGGGCAGCGTGCACAGGTGGCAAAGGCCAGCCGGATCTGGGTTGAAGGCAAGCACGATGCCGAACTCGTGGAAAAAGTCTGGGGTGACGACCTCCGGGTGGAGGGGATCGTCGTCGAGCCTTTGCACGGGATCGACGATCTCACCGCCGCGGTGGCGTCCTTCGGCCCGGGACCGGGCCGAAGGCTGGGCGTTCTGGTCGACCATCTGGTCCCGGATTCCAAGGAATCCCGGATCGCCGATGCGGTTATGTCCTCGCCAGGCTCAGCCGGCAACGTCCTCATTGTGGGTCACCCATATGTTGACGTGTGGCAGGCCATCCGGCCGGGAGTCCTGGGAATCGAACAGTGGCCGGTCATCCCTCGTGGCGTGGACTGGAAGACGGGTATCCTTACGGCCTTCGGCTGGCCACATTCCACCAAGGAGGACATCGGCCTGGGCTGGCAAAAGCTGTTGGGCGCTGTCCGCAGCTATGCGGATCTGGAGCCTTCATTGCTCGGCCGGGTGGAAGAGGTCATTGACTTCCTGACGGTGCCGTAG
- the dnaJ gene encoding molecular chaperone DnaJ — translation MSSHYDVLGVSPEATGEEIKKAYRKLARTLHPDVNPGEDASDRFKAVTHAYEVLSDPQKRRVYDTTGNENGTDNGSGGGYAGQGFAFQDIFDTFFGAGGSSGPASRVRRGQDALISVRIELRDAVFGVNRKIEVDTAVTCPICGGSCCREGSHPERCDICGGSGQVQRAVRSILGQVMTAAPCGSCEGFGTVIKDPCNECNGQGRIRSRRSLTIKVPAGVATGTRIQLSGQGEAGPAGGPAGDLYVELRVNNDATYVRDGDDLHATLNIPMTAAALGTELSLDTFDGQQEIDVRAGTQSGEIITVRGLGVTHLRGYGRGDLKVHLQVETPAKLDPAQEDLLRQLAKLRDEQFTEGKLAASGGVFSKLRDRLGNL, via the coding sequence TTGAGCAGCCACTACGACGTTCTTGGAGTCTCACCGGAAGCCACCGGAGAAGAGATCAAGAAGGCCTACCGCAAGCTGGCCCGCACCCTGCACCCGGATGTCAACCCGGGTGAGGATGCCTCTGACCGCTTCAAGGCAGTCACACATGCCTACGAAGTGCTCTCCGACCCGCAGAAGCGCCGGGTGTATGACACCACCGGTAATGAAAACGGCACGGACAACGGGTCCGGGGGCGGCTACGCCGGCCAGGGATTTGCCTTCCAGGACATTTTTGACACCTTCTTCGGCGCAGGCGGTTCCTCCGGACCCGCCTCGCGCGTCCGGCGCGGACAGGACGCCCTCATCAGCGTTCGGATCGAGCTGCGCGACGCCGTTTTCGGCGTCAACCGGAAAATTGAGGTGGACACCGCTGTCACGTGCCCCATCTGCGGGGGTTCGTGCTGTCGGGAAGGAAGCCACCCGGAGCGCTGCGACATCTGCGGCGGCAGCGGCCAGGTCCAGCGGGCAGTGCGCTCCATCCTCGGCCAGGTCATGACGGCCGCCCCGTGCGGTTCGTGTGAAGGCTTTGGAACTGTGATCAAGGATCCGTGTAACGAATGCAACGGCCAGGGCCGGATCCGCAGCCGCCGTTCACTGACCATCAAGGTCCCTGCCGGCGTTGCCACGGGTACCCGCATCCAGTTGTCCGGCCAGGGCGAAGCCGGTCCGGCAGGCGGCCCCGCCGGGGATCTCTATGTGGAGCTCCGGGTCAACAATGATGCCACCTACGTCCGGGACGGCGACGACCTCCATGCCACGCTCAACATCCCCATGACCGCTGCGGCCCTCGGCACCGAGCTGAGCCTTGACACCTTCGACGGCCAGCAGGAGATCGATGTCAGAGCAGGGACCCAGTCAGGCGAAATCATCACCGTCCGCGGTCTGGGCGTGACTCACCTGCGCGGCTACGGTCGCGGTGACCTCAAGGTGCATCTTCAGGTGGAGACACCCGCGAAGCTTGACCCCGCGCAGGAGGACCTTCTCCGGCAGCTGGCAAAACTCCGCGACGAACAGTTCACTGAAGGAAAACTCGCGGCAAGCGGCGGTGTCTTTTCCAAGCTGCGGGACAGACTCGGTAACCTGTAG
- a CDS encoding GerMN domain-containing protein yields the protein MLSGCIATPEPDTSTATSPSQAAAPASPGVSTTSAPLETTQSTNKAPVYWIGRSNNNAFLYREFRDVPDQENPITRALRAMMSDKPLDPDFFTPWQNPKTLATSISGKNVITVDVSADAFNSNLDADTAERAIQQLVYTATAAGASSGLIDTGQQIQVVVLVDGHTDYLAFGHVKLGAPTSRSVGLVAPVWIIDPQEGVEVPDGSVKITGRSTVPGGKLRWKILRAQDNGDKDSYLSGETTAAPEPGQSGVFTLALNLGAGNYELRVSQVDPAQSEQELNVDTRGFSIR from the coding sequence ATGCTCTCCGGGTGCATTGCCACCCCTGAACCTGACACATCAACGGCAACCAGCCCGTCCCAGGCCGCTGCCCCGGCCTCACCCGGGGTTTCCACCACCAGTGCGCCGCTGGAAACCACGCAGTCCACCAACAAGGCGCCCGTGTACTGGATCGGCCGCAGCAACAACAATGCATTTCTGTACCGGGAATTCCGCGATGTTCCAGATCAGGAGAACCCCATCACGCGAGCCCTTCGTGCGATGATGTCGGACAAGCCGCTCGATCCGGATTTCTTTACACCGTGGCAGAACCCCAAGACGCTCGCCACATCAATTTCCGGCAAGAACGTCATCACTGTTGACGTCTCTGCTGACGCTTTCAACAGCAACCTCGACGCCGATACGGCCGAGCGCGCCATCCAGCAGCTGGTTTATACAGCCACTGCCGCAGGCGCGAGCTCAGGACTTATTGACACCGGCCAGCAGATCCAGGTGGTGGTTCTGGTTGACGGGCACACCGACTACCTCGCCTTTGGCCACGTCAAACTGGGCGCACCGACCTCACGCAGTGTGGGACTGGTGGCGCCCGTGTGGATCATCGATCCGCAGGAAGGCGTGGAAGTGCCCGACGGCAGCGTCAAGATCACGGGCCGAAGCACAGTGCCGGGCGGCAAGCTTCGCTGGAAGATCCTGCGGGCGCAGGACAACGGGGACAAGGATTCCTACCTCAGCGGCGAAACTACGGCCGCACCGGAGCCGGGACAGTCGGGAGTGTTTACGCTGGCCCTGAATCTGGGGGCAGGCAACTACGAACTGCGGGTATCACAGGTGGATCCCGCTCAGAGCGAGCAGGAACTGAACGTTGACACGCGGGGCTTTTCAATACGCTAG
- a CDS encoding 16S rRNA (uracil(1498)-N(3))-methyltransferase: MSNPVFFTPAGTLDHVVPGGQFVLRGAEARHAVTVKRLATGEAVDIADGAGKRLTGTVSAASPAELTVDCCTLDVEEQPEVRLVLVQALAKGDRAELAAEMATELGIDAVIPWQSERSIVRWKGERAAKAHAKWTSVVTAAAKQARRSWIPEVRAAIDTHGLTAAAAAADLAVILHEDAVRPLRQVLEAWAIPVQGEGPCEILLIVGPEGGISPGEVTGLCSAGAVTALLGHHVLRSSTAGPAALVLANDVLGRW, from the coding sequence GTGAGCAACCCGGTCTTTTTTACTCCTGCAGGGACCCTGGACCACGTTGTTCCCGGCGGGCAGTTTGTTCTCCGGGGAGCGGAAGCCCGCCACGCAGTCACAGTCAAACGTCTGGCAACGGGTGAGGCTGTGGATATCGCGGATGGTGCAGGGAAACGCCTCACCGGAACGGTCTCGGCCGCAAGCCCCGCCGAGCTGACAGTGGACTGTTGCACACTGGACGTCGAGGAGCAGCCGGAAGTCCGCCTCGTTTTGGTGCAGGCCCTTGCCAAGGGCGACCGTGCCGAGCTGGCCGCCGAGATGGCGACTGAGCTTGGAATAGACGCCGTTATCCCCTGGCAATCGGAGCGTTCGATTGTCCGGTGGAAGGGGGAACGTGCCGCCAAGGCGCATGCAAAATGGACGTCCGTGGTGACCGCGGCCGCCAAGCAGGCGAGGCGCTCATGGATCCCCGAGGTGAGGGCCGCAATCGACACCCATGGGCTAACCGCGGCAGCGGCAGCGGCTGATCTTGCGGTCATTCTTCACGAGGACGCGGTCAGGCCGCTCCGGCAGGTACTGGAGGCATGGGCGATTCCGGTCCAAGGCGAGGGCCCGTGCGAGATCCTGCTGATAGTAGGTCCTGAAGGTGGCATCAGCCCTGGCGAAGTCACCGGACTGTGCAGCGCAGGTGCCGTAACGGCGCTGCTTGGACATCACGTTCTTCGTTCATCCACTGCGGGTCCGGCTGCGCTTGTCCTGGCAAACGACGTCTTGGGTCGCTGGTAG